From Deferribacter autotrophicus, the proteins below share one genomic window:
- a CDS encoding bifunctional 3,4-dihydroxy-2-butanone-4-phosphate synthase/GTP cyclohydrolase II, translated as MDRSVIATVEEAIEEVKKGKMIILVDDEDRENEGDLVVAAQFVTPETINFMAKYGRGLICLALTSKRCDELNLPLMVNENSNSTKFGTAFTVSIEAKEGVTTGISAYDRARTIQVAIDPKTRPEDLARPGHVFPLRARDGGVLVRAGQTEGSVDLMKLAGLYPAAVICEIMNDDGTMARMPQLIEFAKRHNLKILTIADLIAYRVEHESLIEEAAIASLPTIFGDFKIMGFRNKIDGQEAVALIKGEVKTEEPVLVRVHSQCLTGDVFGSLRCDCRDQLHRAMEMIDEEGRGILLYMFQEGRGIGLLNKIKAYHLQEQGLDTVEANLHLGFEDDLRDYGFGAQILRFLGVKKLRLMTNNPKKIRCLSGYGLEVVDRVPIVCGIRPENERYLKTKKEKMGHELDI; from the coding sequence ATGGATAGATCTGTAATAGCTACAGTTGAAGAAGCCATTGAAGAAGTAAAAAAAGGGAAAATGATCATCCTTGTGGATGATGAAGATAGAGAAAATGAAGGTGACTTGGTTGTTGCAGCCCAGTTTGTAACTCCTGAAACTATAAACTTTATGGCTAAATATGGGAGAGGGCTTATCTGTTTAGCGTTAACTTCAAAGAGATGTGATGAGCTAAATTTGCCCCTTATGGTGAATGAAAATTCAAATAGTACAAAATTTGGTACAGCTTTCACTGTATCTATCGAAGCAAAAGAAGGAGTCACTACAGGTATCTCAGCTTATGATAGAGCAAGAACAATACAAGTGGCTATTGATCCTAAAACAAGACCTGAAGACTTAGCAAGGCCTGGACATGTCTTCCCTTTAAGGGCAAGAGATGGAGGTGTTCTTGTAAGGGCTGGACAGACTGAAGGGTCAGTGGATTTGATGAAATTGGCTGGTTTGTATCCAGCTGCAGTAATTTGCGAAATAATGAATGATGATGGCACCATGGCACGGATGCCTCAATTAATTGAGTTTGCAAAAAGACATAACTTAAAGATACTGACAATAGCAGATTTAATTGCATACAGAGTTGAACATGAATCTTTGATAGAAGAGGCAGCTATAGCAAGTTTGCCTACAATTTTTGGTGATTTTAAAATTATGGGTTTTAGGAATAAAATAGATGGACAGGAGGCTGTGGCTCTTATCAAGGGTGAGGTAAAGACAGAAGAGCCTGTACTTGTGAGAGTTCATTCACAATGTCTTACAGGTGATGTTTTTGGCTCTTTAAGGTGTGATTGTAGGGATCAATTGCACAGGGCTATGGAGATGATTGATGAGGAAGGCAGGGGTATTCTTCTTTATATGTTCCAGGAAGGAAGAGGAATTGGTTTGCTAAATAAAATAAAAGCTTACCATTTGCAAGAGCAGGGGCTTGATACCGTGGAAGCGAACCTTCATTTGGGGTTTGAAGATGATCTAAGAGACTACGGTTTTGGTGCCCAAATATTAAGGTTTCTTGGAGTGAAAAAACTGAGATTGATGACAAATAACCCTAAAAAAATTAGATGTTTGTCAGGTTATGGGTTAGAGGTGGTTGACAGGGTACCTATAGTGTGTGGAATCAGGCCTGAGAACGAAAGGTATTTAAAAACAAAAAAAGAAAAAATGGGGCATGAGCTTGATATATAA
- the ribH gene encoding 6,7-dimethyl-8-ribityllumazine synthase has translation MKILEGKYDGSGLKVAIVASRFNDFVVKSLVAGAVDALVRHNVDENDIVVYKVPGAFEIPPVAKKLANSKKYDAVIALGAVIRGGTPHFDYVANEVSKGIAKVAYDTEVPVIFGVLTTDTIEQAIERAGTKAGNKGAEAALSALELVNLMKMI, from the coding sequence ATAAAAATTCTAGAAGGCAAATATGATGGCAGTGGGTTAAAAGTTGCTATTGTTGCTTCAAGATTTAATGATTTTGTAGTGAAAAGTCTTGTAGCTGGTGCTGTTGATGCTCTTGTAAGACACAATGTTGATGAAAATGATATTGTAGTTTATAAAGTTCCTGGAGCTTTTGAAATACCACCTGTGGCAAAAAAACTTGCCAATTCTAAAAAATATGATGCTGTCATAGCCCTCGGAGCGGTTATTAGAGGAGGCACTCCTCATTTTGATTATGTGGCAAATGAGGTTTCTAAAGGGATTGCTAAAGTAGCTTATGATACGGAGGTTCCGGTGATTTTTGGTGTTTTGACTACTGATACTATTGAACAGGCAATAGAAAGAGCTGGAACTAAAGCCGGGAATAAAGGGGCAGAAGCCGCTTTATCCGCATTAGAATTAGTAAACTTAATGAAAATGATATAA
- the nusB gene encoding transcription antitermination factor NusB: MDMQRLRSKGREKAFQMLYQYEMTKFKPGDIISQFWKLNNEKNEKIKLFANNLFNLAVNKKEFADDIISKYLKEGWSIDRLTEPVKNILRLGLAELFNGEAPVYAILDEYTTMAKEYEDEKAAAFVNGILDKIRKDFNIER, encoded by the coding sequence ATGGATATGCAGAGATTGAGAAGCAAAGGTCGAGAAAAAGCATTTCAAATGCTTTATCAGTATGAAATGACGAAGTTTAAACCTGGTGATATAATTTCTCAATTTTGGAAGTTAAATAACGAAAAAAATGAAAAGATTAAACTTTTTGCTAATAATTTGTTTAACTTAGCTGTAAATAAAAAGGAATTTGCTGATGATATAATTAGTAAATACCTTAAAGAAGGATGGAGTATAGATAGGCTAACAGAGCCTGTTAAAAATATTTTAAGACTTGGTTTGGCAGAACTTTTCAATGGGGAAGCGCCAGTTTATGCTATACTTGACGAATATACTACTATGGCTAAAGAATATGAAGATGAAAAGGCAGCGGCTTTTGTAAATGGAATTTTGGATAAAATAAGAAAAGATTTCAATATTGAGCGATAA
- a CDS encoding riboflavin synthase produces the protein MFTGIVEEIGKVKGVQNKGNSSVLTIECNKVLENTNIGDSISVNGVCLTVATMGNNFFSADVSYETLNKSSLKYLKNGDVVNLERALTLTTRLGGHLVLGHVDGIGVIKGLRRIGESYILTVSYPEHLDRYIAEKGSVSVDGISLTVAEEKSYTFDVAVIPHTFESTALKYKKVGDYVNLEVDVIARYLEKLLKKEEKTSKLYENVQYLKGLEDF, from the coding sequence ATGTTCACTGGGATTGTAGAAGAGATTGGGAAAGTAAAAGGGGTGCAAAATAAAGGTAATTCTTCTGTGCTTACAATTGAGTGCAATAAAGTTCTAGAAAATACAAATATTGGTGATTCCATCTCTGTTAATGGTGTATGTTTAACAGTGGCGACAATGGGAAACAATTTTTTTTCAGCTGATGTTTCTTATGAAACTTTGAATAAAAGTTCTCTTAAATATTTAAAAAATGGTGATGTAGTAAATTTAGAAAGAGCCCTTACTTTAACTACAAGGTTAGGTGGTCATCTTGTTTTGGGGCATGTGGACGGTATAGGAGTTATAAAGGGTCTCAGAAGAATAGGCGAGTCTTACATTTTGACTGTGAGCTATCCGGAACATCTTGATAGATATATTGCAGAAAAAGGATCTGTATCAGTGGATGGGATTAGTCTTACAGTTGCCGAAGAAAAAAGCTATACCTTTGATGTGGCAGTAATACCGCATACCTTTGAATCCACGGCACTAAAATATAAAAAAGTTGGAGACTACGTTAATCTTGAAGTGGATGTGATAGCGAGGTATCTTGAGAAGTTGTTGAAAAAAGAGGAAAAAACTTCTAAATTATATGAAAATGTACAATATTTGAAAGGATTGGAGGATTTTTAA
- a CDS encoding DUF502 domain-containing protein, whose product MKRFKNYLRNTFIAGIFTVLPIIVTYFFLSFVFNKFSGFLIPYLRIGVRYIPLQFNVAESWLRLISFVLMMLIIFLIGLFTKNYLGSKFLYLLDKTFKNIPFVKTIYTSTKQIIDAFQTSKGANFKKVVLLEYPRKGIYSLGFVTKDTSDFFNNLVNDECYNIFIPTTPNPTSGFILIVPKKDVIELNITIEDSIKFVISAGLVSPDMIKDKDES is encoded by the coding sequence ATGAAAAGATTTAAGAATTATTTGCGTAATACTTTTATTGCAGGGATTTTTACTGTTCTGCCTATAATAGTGACATATTTCTTTTTAAGTTTTGTTTTTAATAAGTTCTCAGGTTTTTTGATCCCCTATCTCCGGATAGGGGTTCGTTATATTCCTTTACAATTTAATGTGGCTGAATCATGGTTACGTTTAATATCGTTTGTTTTGATGATGTTGATTATATTTTTAATAGGATTATTCACAAAAAATTACTTGGGAAGTAAATTCCTTTATTTGCTTGACAAGACATTTAAAAATATACCATTTGTTAAAACCATCTATACATCTACAAAACAGATCATTGATGCTTTTCAGACATCTAAGGGTGCAAACTTTAAGAAAGTAGTGTTATTGGAATATCCTCGAAAAGGGATTTATAGTTTAGGTTTTGTGACAAAAGATACTTCAGATTTTTTTAACAATCTTGTAAATGATGAATGCTATAATATTTTTATTCCAACCACACCAAATCCAACATCAGGTTTTATTCTTATTGTGCCAAAAAAGGATGTAATTGAGTTGAATATAACAATTGAAGATAGTATCAAATTTGTAATTTCTGCTGGTCTTGTTAGTCCTGATATGATAAAAGATAAGGATGAGTCCTAA
- a CDS encoding 3'-5' exoribonuclease YhaM family protein, which yields MDLKVKGKKYLIFEITKSITKDNRPYIKVILMDKEGNTFNGIMFDSNKLAFEPEKGNVVEVIANIQNYNGQPQFKISTMSLVEGENRFDFFPKTKFNVNEMLEELKSKILSNLTNLYLIKMVEEFFSDSEIIEKFKMMPAAKNVHHAYIGGLLEHTLSVVKLAVLVGDFYKEHVDKELLIIGALFHDIGKIFELTIENAFDYSDEGKLLGHLLLGIELVNKYVENIDGFPKRLKHLINHMIASHHGILEFGSPKKPKTIEALLLHYIDDMDAKLNTFISIFNKENVEEGWSNYDRLLERQLFNHNSNF from the coding sequence ATGGATTTAAAAGTAAAAGGTAAAAAATATTTAATTTTTGAAATAACAAAAAGCATAACTAAAGACAATAGACCCTATATAAAAGTTATTTTGATGGATAAAGAGGGGAATACTTTTAATGGTATCATGTTTGATAGTAATAAACTAGCTTTTGAGCCTGAGAAAGGAAATGTGGTGGAAGTGATTGCCAATATACAAAATTACAATGGTCAGCCACAATTTAAAATTAGCACTATGTCATTGGTGGAAGGGGAGAATAGATTTGATTTTTTCCCTAAAACAAAATTTAACGTTAATGAGATGCTAGAAGAGTTGAAAAGTAAGATTTTAAGTAACTTAACTAACTTGTACTTAATAAAAATGGTTGAAGAATTCTTCTCTGACTCTGAAATTATTGAAAAGTTTAAAATGATGCCTGCTGCAAAAAATGTACATCATGCCTACATTGGTGGATTACTTGAGCATACATTATCGGTGGTTAAACTTGCTGTTTTAGTGGGTGATTTTTATAAAGAGCATGTAGATAAAGAGTTACTTATCATCGGTGCACTTTTTCATGATATTGGTAAGATATTTGAGCTTACCATTGAAAATGCATTTGATTATTCAGATGAAGGAAAGCTTTTGGGACATTTACTGTTAGGTATTGAATTGGTAAATAAATACGTAGAAAACATTGACGGATTTCCAAAGCGATTGAAGCATTTAATAAATCATATGATTGCAAGTCATCATGGAATTTTGGAATTTGGTTCTCCAAAAAAACCGAAAACAATTGAGGCTCTTTTACTTCATTATATTGATGATATGGATGCAAAGTTAAATACATTTATTTCGATATTTAACAAAGAAAATGTGGAAGAAGGTTGGAGTAATTATGATAGATTGCTAGAAAGGCAACTTTTTAATCATAATTCAAATTTTTAA
- a CDS encoding TldD/PmbA family protein, whose product MSGKSLYYDIINMLKVYGDYAEIYIEKTEYNSIVFEDKNLERFENVHDSGIGFRLIRDFKTYYAFTNSFEIQDIKECAEAICKYSESGNSDYLLDFTKKEFDYNYKKLPKDINIKDKIELVKRVDSNGWNSNLVKQVVTTYKDTIKNVRIINTEGCDYSQQLSYITLFCTVICEKDGVIQTGYESLGGLYDYDTFIKEDVEKVSEKALKRALLNLDADYAPAGEMTVVLSSSAGGTMIHEAVGHGLEADLATNGLSVYQGRLGEKVASEKITVVDDATFMGKRGSFLFDDEGVEAQKTVLIKDGVLISYMYDRLYAMKNGVQSTGNGRRQSYRYKPIVRMTNTYIESGKDDPEDIIKSVDKGILVVKMGGGQVNTVNGDFVFEVNEGYLLENGEVKKPIRNATLIGNGPKIMQEIDMVGSDLGFGIGTCGKDGQGVPISDAQPTIRIPRITVGGK is encoded by the coding sequence ATGAGTGGTAAAAGCCTTTATTACGACATTATAAATATGTTAAAAGTGTATGGTGATTATGCGGAAATTTATATCGAAAAGACAGAATACAATTCTATAGTATTTGAAGATAAAAACCTTGAACGTTTTGAAAATGTACATGATTCAGGCATAGGTTTTAGACTTATAAGAGATTTTAAAACTTATTATGCGTTTACTAACAGTTTTGAAATTCAGGATATTAAGGAGTGTGCAGAAGCTATTTGCAAATACTCTGAATCTGGTAATTCTGATTATCTACTAGACTTTACCAAGAAAGAATTTGATTATAACTATAAAAAATTACCTAAAGATATTAATATTAAAGATAAAATTGAGTTAGTTAAGCGTGTAGATTCTAATGGTTGGAACTCAAATCTTGTTAAACAGGTTGTTACAACGTATAAGGATACAATCAAAAACGTGAGGATAATTAATACAGAAGGTTGTGATTATTCTCAACAGCTTTCATATATTACACTTTTTTGCACAGTAATATGTGAAAAGGATGGAGTTATCCAGACCGGATATGAATCTCTTGGTGGGTTATATGATTACGACACGTTTATAAAAGAGGATGTGGAAAAAGTTAGTGAAAAAGCATTGAAAAGAGCTCTTTTGAATTTAGATGCTGATTATGCGCCAGCTGGCGAAATGACAGTTGTTTTATCTAGTAGTGCTGGTGGCACAATGATTCATGAAGCTGTAGGGCATGGTCTTGAAGCGGATCTTGCTACCAATGGACTGAGTGTATATCAAGGCAGACTTGGTGAAAAAGTTGCATCAGAAAAGATTACTGTGGTTGATGATGCAACTTTTATGGGGAAAAGAGGGAGTTTTCTTTTTGATGATGAAGGTGTAGAAGCGCAAAAAACAGTTTTAATAAAAGATGGAGTATTAATAAGTTATATGTATGATAGGCTTTATGCGATGAAAAATGGTGTTCAAAGTACTGGGAATGGAAGAAGACAATCTTACAGGTATAAACCGATAGTTAGAATGACCAATACATACATTGAAAGTGGTAAAGATGATCCTGAGGATATAATAAAATCTGTTGATAAAGGTATACTGGTTGTGAAAATGGGGGGAGGTCAAGTGAATACAGTTAATGGTGATTTTGTTTTTGAAGTCAATGAAGGATATTTATTGGAAAATGGTGAGGTTAAGAAACCAATTCGCAATGCAACTCTTATTGGAAATGGTCCAAAAATAATGCAAGAAATAGATATGGTGGGTTCAGATTTGGGCTTTGGAATAGGGACATGCGGAAAAGACGGTCAGGGTGTACCTATAAGTGATGCACAACCAACAATTAGAATTCCTAGAATTACTGTTGGAGGTAAATAA
- the pilB gene encoding type IV-A pilus assembly ATPase PilB, giving the protein MVSVKIGALLLSENLITQEQLEKALEIQKKEGGRLGSILIKLGYVDEKKIAEFLSKQYGVPFVDLRDTHIDDKILSLIPQDLMHKFLVVPIDREGQTLKVAIADPSNVYALEELRFLTGFNIKPYVAVESAIRDFLEKHVDAETSVLAEFEEMDLEELEFEEVEEDEKSTEALRREVDETPVVKLVNYILNEAVKRGASDIHVEPYEREFRIRLRVDGVMHELIRPPRKIKDAVTSRLKILANLDIAEKRLPQDGRIKMRLQGRSIDMRVSTLPVLYGEKVVLRILDKSSLQLDLEKLGFEEVSLKRFLKAIESPYGMVLVTGPTGSGKSTTLYSALNRLNKEEVNIMTAEDPVEYNLFGINQVQMKEDIGLNFAAALRSFLRQDPDIIMVGEIRDYETAEIAIKAALTGHLVLSTLHTNDAPSTVNRLLNMGIEPFLVASSTILILAQRLARKICPNCKEEIKLPKEALLSVGFRKDEIGTFKIMKGKGCENCSGTGYKGRVALYEVMELSENIRELILRGANATEIKKMAVEEGMMTLRRSGLEKVKKGITTIEEVVRVTFAD; this is encoded by the coding sequence ATGGTTTCAGTAAAAATTGGTGCATTACTACTCAGTGAAAATTTAATTACACAAGAGCAATTAGAAAAAGCATTAGAAATTCAAAAAAAAGAGGGAGGGCGATTAGGTAGTATATTGATTAAATTAGGTTATGTGGATGAGAAAAAAATCGCTGAGTTTTTAAGTAAACAATACGGTGTTCCCTTTGTAGATTTAAGGGATACTCATATTGATGATAAGATTTTAAGTTTAATTCCGCAAGATTTAATGCATAAATTTCTTGTTGTTCCTATTGATAGAGAAGGACAAACTTTGAAAGTAGCAATAGCAGATCCATCGAATGTATATGCGTTGGAAGAGTTACGATTTTTAACAGGTTTTAATATAAAACCTTATGTGGCTGTGGAATCAGCGATTAGAGATTTCTTGGAAAAACATGTTGATGCTGAAACAAGTGTGTTAGCTGAATTTGAAGAGATGGATCTTGAAGAGCTTGAGTTTGAGGAAGTTGAAGAGGATGAGAAGTCCACAGAAGCTCTAAGAAGAGAAGTAGATGAAACTCCTGTTGTTAAACTAGTTAATTATATTTTAAATGAAGCTGTAAAAAGAGGTGCATCTGATATACATGTTGAGCCTTATGAAAGAGAGTTTAGAATAAGGTTAAGAGTTGATGGTGTAATGCATGAATTAATCAGACCTCCTAGAAAAATAAAAGATGCGGTTACTTCTCGTTTAAAAATTCTTGCAAATCTCGATATAGCAGAAAAAAGGCTGCCTCAAGACGGCAGAATTAAGATGAGATTGCAGGGGCGATCCATTGATATGAGGGTATCAACTTTGCCTGTTCTTTACGGTGAAAAGGTTGTTTTAAGGATACTTGACAAATCTAGTTTGCAGCTTGACTTGGAAAAGTTGGGATTTGAGGAAGTTTCATTAAAAAGATTTTTAAAGGCAATAGAAAGCCCTTATGGAATGGTATTGGTTACTGGACCTACAGGTAGTGGTAAATCAACGACATTATATTCTGCTTTAAACAGGTTAAATAAGGAAGAAGTAAATATAATGACTGCTGAAGATCCTGTAGAATACAACCTATTTGGTATTAATCAAGTTCAAATGAAAGAGGATATTGGTTTAAATTTTGCTGCTGCTCTGAGAAGCTTTTTAAGACAAGACCCTGATATAATTATGGTTGGTGAGATTAGGGATTATGAAACTGCTGAAATTGCTATTAAAGCAGCTTTAACAGGTCATTTGGTATTATCTACTTTGCACACAAATGATGCACCAAGTACTGTGAACAGGCTTTTAAATATGGGTATTGAACCATTTTTAGTGGCCTCATCCACTATACTGATTTTAGCACAAAGGCTTGCTAGAAAAATATGTCCAAACTGTAAGGAAGAAATAAAGCTACCAAAAGAAGCATTACTTTCAGTAGGATTTAGGAAGGATGAGATTGGAACATTTAAGATTATGAAAGGTAAAGGTTGTGAAAACTGCAGTGGAACAGGCTATAAGGGTAGGGTTGCTCTTTATGAAGTTATGGAATTAAGCGAAAACATAAGAGAATTAATTTTAAGAGGCGCAAATGCTACTGAAATAAAAAAGATGGCTGTTGAAGAAGGTATGATGACATTACGTAGAAGTGGACTTGAAAAAGTTAAAAAAGGTATCACTACAATAGAAGAAGTTGTTAGAGTAACATTTGCTGACTGA
- a CDS encoding DUF4911 domain-containing protein: protein MNKLYTVRVKFKTDKKDIIYINSIIDSYEGIGIVRTIDKKEGKVVVYSTNGMYKYVVDVLNELKKEGVKISEINIEESEKVDEW from the coding sequence ATGAATAAACTTTATACAGTTAGGGTAAAATTTAAAACGGATAAAAAAGATATCATATATATCAACAGTATTATTGATTCTTACGAAGGGATAGGGATAGTAAGAACCATAGATAAAAAAGAAGGAAAAGTGGTTGTGTATTCCACCAATGGTATGTATAAATACGTTGTTGATGTTTTAAATGAGTTAAAAAAAGAGGGTGTCAAAATTAGTGAAATAAATATTGAAGAAAGTGAGAAGGTGGATGAGTGGTAA
- the aroE gene encoding shikimate dehydrogenase produces MSPKNYCLIGHPVNHSLSPIIHNYFIFHAKLNAGYVCFDIVENEFEKYIDLLRNNFDGFNITVPYKEKIIKYLDEIDIEAGNIGAVNCVKNINGKLVGFNTDIYGIKITFEKYNVNLNYKDILVIGSGGATKPLIQYIKNFSYSKLDIVNRTVSKAENLIEKFKLKKTRAFPLEYLGKNEIYDIIINTTSIGLEGGWFCKMNIEAKEFVFDMQYKLESKTPFLSQINVEQFCDGKIMLIYQAYKSFEIWNSISLQFDLTKIIKQMRG; encoded by the coding sequence ATGAGTCCTAAAAATTACTGTTTAATTGGTCATCCTGTTAATCATTCGTTATCTCCAATAATTCATAATTATTTTATTTTTCATGCAAAACTTAATGCTGGTTATGTGTGTTTTGATATAGTTGAAAATGAGTTTGAAAAGTATATTGACTTACTTAGAAATAATTTTGATGGTTTTAATATTACTGTTCCTTATAAAGAGAAAATTATCAAATACTTGGATGAGATAGATATCGAAGCTGGAAATATTGGCGCAGTTAATTGTGTTAAAAACATAAATGGTAAACTAGTTGGTTTTAATACAGATATTTATGGAATAAAAATAACATTTGAAAAATATAATGTTAATCTTAATTATAAAGATATATTAGTAATAGGCAGTGGTGGTGCTACAAAACCGCTTATTCAATATATAAAAAATTTTAGTTATTCTAAGTTAGATATTGTCAATAGAACTGTTAGTAAAGCAGAAAATTTGATTGAAAAATTTAAGTTAAAAAAAACAAGAGCTTTTCCTCTAGAATATTTGGGAAAAAATGAAATTTATGATATAATTATAAATACTACCTCTATTGGCTTGGAAGGTGGATGGTTTTGCAAAATGAATATTGAGGCTAAGGAGTTTGTTTTTGATATGCAATACAAATTAGAGTCAAAAACACCTTTTTTATCACAAATTAATGTTGAACAGTTTTGTGATGGTAAGATAATGTTGATTTATCAAGCTTATAAATCATTTGAGATATGGAATAGTATTTCATTACAATTTGATTTGACAAAAATCATAAAACAGATGAGGGGATAA
- the upp gene encoding uracil phosphoribosyltransferase, giving the protein MKFENLVIIDHPLIKHKLTYVRDKNTPKKEFKELVDEIAMLMAYEITKDFPIEEVEIETPVCKTKSWVVSGKKVVLVPILRAGLGMVDGILKLMPSARVGHIGIYRDPKTVKPITYYFKIPTDCEDRDFILIDPMLATGGSAIEAARILKESGVRNIKFMCLIAAPEGVEAFTKAHPDIKIYTAALDERLNEKKYIVPGLGDAGDRLFGTK; this is encoded by the coding sequence ATGAAATTTGAAAATCTTGTTATAATAGATCATCCTTTAATTAAGCATAAACTAACATATGTTAGAGACAAAAATACTCCAAAGAAAGAGTTTAAAGAACTTGTAGATGAAATAGCTATGCTGATGGCTTATGAAATTACAAAGGATTTTCCAATAGAAGAAGTGGAAATTGAGACTCCTGTTTGTAAAACTAAATCTTGGGTTGTATCTGGCAAAAAAGTTGTTTTGGTGCCAATCTTGAGAGCTGGTTTAGGAATGGTGGATGGTATTTTGAAGTTAATGCCATCAGCAAGAGTAGGGCATATTGGTATTTATCGTGATCCTAAAACTGTTAAGCCTATTACTTATTATTTTAAAATACCAACTGATTGTGAGGACAGAGATTTTATATTGATAGATCCTATGTTAGCTACTGGAGGCTCAGCTATAGAGGCTGCAAGAATTTTAAAAGAGAGTGGTGTTAGGAATATTAAGTTTATGTGTTTGATAGCTGCTCCTGAAGGTGTTGAGGCATTTACAAAGGCTCATCCAGATATAAAAATCTATACTGCAGCTTTAGATGAAAGATTAAATGAAAAAAAATACATCGTGCCTGGTTTAGGTGATGCAGGGGATAGGTTATTTGGGACAAAATAA
- a CDS encoding uracil-xanthine permease family protein: protein MENNAFKTLIVGVQMLFVAFGALVLVPLLTGLDPSIALFTAGAGTLLFQFITKRKVPVFLASSFAFIAPIQYGMKHFGVAKTLGGLACAGLVYLLFAYLVKKGGVKAIERYLPPIVTGPVIMVIGLKLAPVAVKMAKSFDGSGNFDSKAMFLSMISLITAIFVVMYGKRILSLIPILTGIFVGYIVALIMGVVNFDPVTNAKWFSIPWVEAIKNGSYAFPQFDISAIMYIVPVAIAPAIEHVGDVLAISSVTGKNYLEEPGLHRTLTGDGLATTFAAILGGPPNTTYSEVTGAVALTRAFNPVYMTIASITAIILSFFGKLGAILKTIPVPVMGGILILLFGMIAAIGVGTLVRNNVNMAKSRNLVIASVVLVVGIGDMVISVGRVSLGGIGLAGIVGIILNAVLPEDK, encoded by the coding sequence ATGGAAAATAATGCCTTTAAGACCCTAATTGTCGGTGTGCAAATGCTTTTTGTCGCATTTGGTGCACTAGTTTTAGTCCCATTACTTACTGGACTTGACCCATCCATTGCTCTTTTTACTGCTGGAGCAGGTACTCTTTTATTTCAGTTCATTACAAAGAGAAAAGTTCCTGTTTTTTTAGCAAGTTCTTTTGCTTTTATAGCACCTATTCAGTATGGAATGAAACATTTTGGTGTAGCTAAAACCCTAGGTGGTTTAGCATGTGCAGGGCTAGTATATTTGTTGTTTGCATATCTTGTTAAAAAAGGTGGGGTCAAAGCTATTGAAAGGTATTTACCTCCAATTGTGACTGGTCCAGTTATCATGGTTATTGGTTTAAAACTTGCTCCAGTAGCTGTAAAAATGGCAAAAAGTTTTGATGGTTCTGGTAACTTTGACTCAAAAGCAATGTTTTTATCTATGATTTCACTGATTACGGCCATTTTTGTAGTAATGTATGGAAAGAGAATTTTAAGTCTTATACCAATACTTACTGGGATTTTTGTAGGATATATCGTTGCATTAATTATGGGTGTGGTTAATTTTGATCCTGTTACCAATGCTAAATGGTTCAGTATTCCTTGGGTGGAAGCTATAAAAAATGGTAGTTATGCTTTTCCTCAATTTGATATTTCTGCTATAATGTATATAGTTCCTGTAGCTATTGCTCCTGCAATAGAACATGTGGGCGATGTTCTTGCAATTTCATCAGTTACAGGGAAGAATTATTTAGAAGAACCAGGTTTGCATAGAACATTAACAGGGGACGGATTGGCTACGACTTTTGCAGCGATTTTGGGTGGTCCGCCCAATACTACTTATTCTGAAGTTACTGGTGCAGTGGCACTTACAAGAGCTTTTAATCCTGTTTATATGACAATTGCATCTATTACTGCTATTATATTATCGTTTTTTGGAAAATTAGGTGCCATATTGAAAACAATTCCTGTTCCTGTTATGGGTGGAATTTTAATACTGTTATTTGGTATGATAGCAGCTATTGGTGTTGGAACACTTGTTAGGAACAATGTAAATATGGCAAAATCTAGAAACCTTGTAATTGCTTCGGTTGTTTTGGTAGTTGGAATAGGTGATATGGTTATATCCGTTGGTAGAGTAAGTCTTGGTGGTATAGGTCTTGCTGGTATTGTTGGTATAATTTTAAATGCAGTATTACCGGAGGATAAATAA